Within Limisalsivibrio acetivorans, the genomic segment TTTGCTGGCCTGACGAAGCCGGAAGTACGAGAGAGCGGGGTTCCCCCGCCCGAACAACGATGGAATTTCCATGGATGGTAAATTCCATAAATTAAATTAGCCAGAGAAATTCTCAGGATGATGAATTTCCCAGATAAGATTAGTCTGGCTTCCATGGATGGAAGCCCTGAAGACGGAATTAAATTGAATTGTATTCAATTTATGTAGCCGGAAGTGCGAGAGGGCAAGGTCTCCTTGCCCGAACAACAATGGAATTTCCATGGATGGTAAATTCCATAGATTAAATAGATTAAATCAGACCGGTGGAATCCCCCGCCCGGGGGTCAGACGGGCGGGGGAAATGGGTCATAAACACTAAGGGGTTACTTTGTTGCCGCTGCTACCCACTCGGGAAGCACATTTATCTCTACACCGAATACCGGTATAACAAGCAGATATGTCACTGCCACTGCAATAATAACTCCAATCACATTAAGCCCGATACCGCTTCTAACCATCTGCGGAATTGTTACATACCCTGAACCGAATACGATTGCGTTGGGGGGTGTTGCAACGGGGAGCATGAATGCGCAGGAAGCCGCTATAGCCGCAGGAACAACGAGAAGAAGAGGGTTCTGCCCAAGGCCTATGGCAACTGCGGAGAGGATTGGCATAACCATCGCCGATGTTGCTGTGTTTGACGTAAGCTCCGTAAGGAAGATAATGAGCAATGCAGTAACAAGGACAAGCACAAAGATTGGCGCATTCTCAAGGAGGCCTACCTGTGAGCCGATCCAGTTAGCAAGCTTTGTTGCTTTGAAACCAGCCGCCATGGAAAGACCGCCACCGAAGAGTATAAGAACGCCCCAGGGCATCTTGGAAGCCCAGTGCCAGTTCATAACAAACTCGCTCTTCTTCATATTGATCGGTATCACGAAGAGGATGAGTGCACCTGTCATGGCTATGGCCGCATCCGTAACAAGACCGGGATCGGGAAACATAAAGCCTATCTTCTTACGGAAGATCCAGCCGAGTGCTGTTATAACGAAAACTATAAGTGTATAGCGCTCTCCTTTGCTCATGGTGCCCATCTTCTTGAGCTCATCGTTGATAAGTTCTTTACCGCCGGGAACCTTTTTGAGCTTCATGGGGTTTGCTACCCTTGTGAGCCAGAGCCAGCAAAGGGGGAGGAATACAACAACGAGGGGCACACCGACCATAAGCCAGTTTGCAAATGTTATCTCATAGCCATAGGTTTTCTGAAGGTATCCCGCAAGCACTGTGTTGGGGGGCGTACCGATGAGGGTTGCAACACCGCCGATGGACGCCGCATAGGCGATACCAAGCATAAGGTTAAGACCAAATGCAAACTGCTCGGGGGAGAAATCGATATGTGAATCGAGCCCCTCTTTCTTACCTTCATCCACAACGTGGTGAACGATAGCAAGACCGATGGGCATCATCATAACCGTGGTTGCGGTGTTTGAAACGAAGGCGGAAAGTGAGGCCGCTGCAACCATGAAGCCGAAGATAAGCCTGCTGGGCGAGAACCCTACAGCCTTAACGATATTCATGGCGATCCTTCTGTGGAGGTCCCATCTCTGCATTGAGAGTGCGATGATGAAGCCGCCCATGAAGAGGAATATCAGGTGGCTGGCATAGGGTGCTGCCGCCTTTTTCGTATGCATAATCCCGAGAAGGGGGAAGAGGGTAAGGGGGAGAAGGCTTGTTGCAGGGATCGGAATCGATTCACACATCCACCAAGTGGCCATAAGCAGTGCAACAGCCGCCATCCTCTGAGCCGCAGGCTCCATTCCGGGGGGTGTGGGGGCCACAAGCATGAGAAGAAAAAGGATAGGTCCAAGGAAAAGGCCTATCTTCTGACGCTTGCTGTACTCCTCCGGTCCGCCGTCATTAACCCCTCCGGGTGAGGTTTTCACATTCCTGTGTTCCGAGGGAGCATCCTCCATCTCGTCCGCAAGATCCACATCGTCCTCTCTGGAGAACTGCATATTGTTGCCGAGGGCCTTCTTTACCATAGCCTTGGGCTTGAAAAGTACGAGTGCCTTTGTTTCGTGATGCATGTCCCAAAGGCGGTTCCATAATGCTGCAATCATAACAACACTCCTTATACATAGATATTATTGAGAAAAACTAACTATTAAGACTGTTTTCTATTCTAATGCAATGGTTGTGCCAGAGGTGGAATGCCTCCAAATGGGACAATAGAGGGTGTTTTCTGTATACTGCACACAGCAAGGGATAGGCATGTTTTTAGATTATGCCCCAGAGGAACTTTGTTATATTTTGATCACACAAAAAAGAGGGTTGGATAGGCGGGATTCCGCCCCCTGCTAATAGTCAATACTCAAAACATTGAGCATCAATCACCGCCAGACGGGGCCTTTGCAAGCTGGCGAATATTCGCCTCATCATTGCATGTAGTGGTGAATTTTAGTTAATATAAAATATCAGACGGGTTTTATTGGGAGGAGAGACCGAATTTCTCGATCTTATATCTGAGTGTTCCCCGGGCTACATTGAGAAGACGGGATGTCTGGGCAACGTTTCCATCTGTCATATCAAGGGCTTTTGCGATTATATCCCTCTCAGCTCCAGAGACAACCTCTTCAAGATTTATCCCCTCGGGGGGGATATTAAAAGAGAATGTTGTTTCGGACTGCTCTGTAAGTATCTCTCTGGGAAGCATATTTTCTTCTATCACCGTTGAACTGTACATTATGCATATCCTTTCCACCAGATTCTTCAACTCACGCACATTGCCGGGCCAATCGTAGTTCATAAAATGGCTAAGTGCTTCCTTGGATACATCTTTTATTTCCTTGTTGAACTCGGAGCTGTAGCGTTTTATAAAAAACTCGAGCAGATGGGGAATATCCCCCCTCCTTTCACGCAAAGGTGGGAGATGGATGGGAAACACGTTCAACCTATAGTACAGATCCTCTCGGAAGTCTTTATCTTCAATGGCTTTTCTCAGGTCTTTATTCGTTGCGGCAACTATCCGCACATCGATATCGATATTCTTCGTTCCACCGAGACGGCGTATCTTTCTGCTTTCAAGAACCCGCAGGAGCTTCACCTGCAGGTTTACATCCATTTCCCCTATCTCATCAAGGAACACAGTCCCCCCGTTTGCCTCTTCCATAAGGCCAGCTTTACGTGTTTTGGCATCGGTGAAGGCCCCTTTCTCGTGTCCGAAAAGTTCGGAATCCAGAAGTGTATCGGGGAGTGAACCGCAGTTTATTTCCACGAAAGGCTTAGAGCTTCTGGGTGAAAGATTGTGCACAGCTCTTGCGGCCAGTTCCTTGCCGGTACCGCTCTCACCTGTGAGCAGAACCGTTGCATTCTCGTGCTTTGCAACCTCTTCGATCTGTCGGAATACTTCGGCCAGTTGGGGGCTTGAGCCAACAATCTCATTGAATCCGTGGTGCTCCCCCACTCTCTTGAGGTTTCGCACCTCACGCTTAAGATGCTGTGTCTCCAGAGCCAGCCGAACGATAAGATGGATCGCATCCGCCTTAAACGGCTTTTTAATATAGTCGTATGCACCCAGTTTCAGAGCTTCAACGGCGGATTCCACTGTGCCGTATCCTGTTATTATGATGACGAGGAGATCCGGGTCTATGTCACGGAGAGAGCGAAGCACATCCAGCCCGCTTTCATCGGCAAGGTTTAGGTCGAGGAGAACAAGATCTATCTCCTCCTCCACAACTATATCCACAGCCTCACGCCCGTTCTCAGCCGAAATGGGGTGATAGCCGTCGTTTCTCAATACATTTTCAAGGTTTTCTCTGATGAAGGCTTCATCATCTACGATCAGTATACGTTCCATGGGTTCGGATCATAGTGCATGGGGTAGAATAACACAACATCAAAGTGGTGGATTTTCGCCACCTTCCTTCAATGGGAAGCTGATAGTGAACTCACTACCCTCTCCGGCCTTGCTTTTGACATCGATCCTGCCGCCGTGCTCAAGGATTATGTTATGGGTGATGGCAAGTCCCAGTCCGGTCCCCTCCCCTTTACTGGTATAGAAGGGTTCGAAAATGAAAGGTATTCTGTCCGCCGGTATGCCGCAACCTGTATCGGAGATGGATATGCTCAGGTTATAGCCGTTATCCCTCACTTTAACGACCAGTCGCCCACCCTGGGGCATCGCCTCCATGGCGTTGGTAAAAAGGTTCAGAAATGCCTGCTTAAGGCGGACGCAATCCATCATAAACTTCGGTGAAGCCTCGGGGAGATCGGTATAAAGCTCGATTCCGGATTTCTCACACTGCTTGCTCACGAAGAAAAGGGTGTCATTCAGAAAGCAGTCTATCCCGTTCAGGCGCATCTCAGAGGAGGAGGCGGTGGTGAAGTTCAGCAGTTCGTTCACCAGCCCCTCCAGTCGTTCGATCTCCTGAAGTGAACGTTGGATAAGCTTTTGGTCGTCCGGGTTCTTTATTAGCCTGTCGTGCAGACTGTCCAGCATAATGCTGACCCCTGTGAGCGGGTTGCGTATCTCATGGGCGAGCCCGGCGGAGAGTCTGCCCATGGAGGAGAGCCTCTCCATACGCTCCATCTGCCGGCGCATGCTCACCCTTTCGGTGAGATCCTCCACAGTGATAATCCGCTCCTCCCTGCTCTTCATGGGGAGAAATGCCACACGGTAGGTCGCAGGAACTCCCCCTTTCTCGAAGTCCACATACCTGCTCCATCTTGCTGAGGCACTTACAGTTAGCCCTTCGGCAACGGCAAGCCCCAGTTCGGGATAGTTTTCTGAAACAAGCTCGATGCAGTCCCCCTCTCCTATGCCGAAATACTCCCTTGCGGGTGCATTAATGTAGGTGATCCTGTTATCAGAGGAAAGAGCAGCGACACCTGTTTCAATATTCTCGAATACGGTGGTTTTAAAGTTACGCTCAACGATTATTTCCTCACGGGACAGCCTAAGCTCTGCCAGCGACTCATGGAGTCTGGCGTTCCTCTGCTCGAGCTCCTTTGCCATATCGTTGAATGATTCGGCCAGCAATCCTACCTCATCACCGCTCTGCACATCAACAAAGGTATCCAAATCCCCTTCGGCCATGCGTCTGGTGCCCGCTGTGAGCCTCTGCAGGGGATTGGTGATGCTGAAGGAAATACGATAGGCAGCTACAAGAACGATACCAGCGGTTATAAGCATAATAATAAAGGAGCTTTTGAAGAAATTCTTCACCTCATCCCCGATAACATCGGATATCATCTGGGCGGGCTGGTGGAAGTAGCGAACCTCTGCACCGATGGTTATCCCGCCGAAGTAGCCGGAATCTTCATACACACCTGTCTCATACTTTATCGGCGCATAGGCCATTATCTTCTTAGAGCCGCCCACATTGGTGACATCAACTATACCGGAGTACCCGTCCAAAACAGCATCTGCCACAACGGGATAGTTTTTGTGGATAAACTCAGCGTGGAAAAGGTTGTAGGGGATTATCCCCTTAGAGACGTATTCGGGGGGTGTGTCTTCGCTGTATGGAGGAACAAGCCTGCCCGAGGCGTCATAGCCACGGATATCCCAAGGCTTGGGGTGGGTTATAATCCAACCCTCATCATCGAACATGAAGGCGTAGTTTCCGCTTTCGTAGCTGGGCTCTGCAACATAGTTTTCACTGGCGGGGGTTATATGCTGGGTAAACTCCATGAGGTGGCGATGATCGACGGACAAAACGGCGACCCCCTTTATCTTATCCTCACCATCAAGCACAGCCTTGGCAAAGCGGATCACGCCTCTATATGCATGCCCCCGCTCAACCTGTTCACGGCTGACGTAAAGACCGGCAAGCCTGCTGGTATATACATCTCCACCAAGCTCAACGGCTCTGTTGAAGTAATCCTCATTTCTGTATGTGGTATTATTCGGATCCGAAACGTTTCTAAGCACAGGGGCAGGCCGGCTCCCCACAAGGCGTATCGCCTCCTCGCCGTCCGGTTTTATGAAGGCGGTTTCGCTGTAGAGGGGTATCCTCTCCTTAAACTCACGCCCGTTCTTAACATACCAGATGCTTCCGCTGTGCTTCTCGGCAAAGGAAATGTATTTGGACTGTTCCGGCTCGAGGAGGGCAAGGGTTTCAAGATCATCTTCCACTTTTTTAAGAAACTGGGAGACCTCCGATGCCACAAGCTCGGCACGGAGCCGCAAAGCCTCCGCCGCCTGTTTATCAAAGGCACGGGAGGCATCCTCCCTGAGCTGATCCTCCACCTGCTGAAGATTGTGATAGGCATAAACCGCCAGTATCATCAGAGGGAAAAGCGCCAGCAGAAGGAATGAAAAAAGGACCTTTTTATGTAGGTTCAGTTTCTGCATTCAGGGAATATAATACCTTATAACTAAAATGTGTAGCCTAAGTGATGGTGAGGTACAGACATTTCAGGTACGCACCTTCTCTAAAACCTATCGGGTGGTCTTTGGAGTGAAACGTTCTGTCTATCTCGCTGAAGGTCCGCCCCGTCTTCTTAACCGCCTTGAAGGCTGTTTCGAAGAAGGTTTCCTCATCCACACGTGATGAACAGGAGGCGCAGACGAGTATACCTCCGGGCTTAACCGAGTGGGCGCCTAGCTGTATAAGTCTGTCGTATGCCTTGATCGCCCCTTCCACATCATCCTTTTTCTGGGCAAAGGACGGAGGATCGAGCACGACCATGCCGTAGCGCTGTTTGTCCGATGCGAGATAATCGAAGGCATCGGCGCAGACGGTTTCATGGTTTTTGGCGGGGATATCGGGGTTCAGCTTGAAGTTCCTTTTGGCTGCTTCGAGGGCTGGTTCGCTGATATCTAGACTTATGGCACGCTTCGCCCCGCCTCTTATGGCATAGAGGGAGAAGCCGCCGTTATATGCAAAAACGTTCAGAACATCCTTTCCCTGGGCGAGTTTCTCCACGTATTTGCGGTTCTCACGCTGGTCTAGGAAGAACCCTGTCTTCTGACCCTTAACGGGGTCCGCCTCGAAGGTTATACCGTTTTCGAGGAAGAGAACGGGCCCGTCAAGGGGTTCGCCGTAAACACTTCCGTCCGGAATATCCGTATGCTCCGCCACGTTCCTGCTCATCCGCAGAACGATACGTTCGGGTGTGAGCGTTTCGGTTATTATCTCAATTATAGCGTCGAGATGGGGGAGCCATCCGGCGGTGTCGAGCTTGAGTGTGAAGGTATCGCCGAAGCGGTCGAGGACTATACCGGGCAGGGCGTCATTCTCCCCGTGGACAAGGCGGTAGCCGTTTGTGAGCCTATCCCCCATCAGGGTTTCACGACGGCTGAATGCCCCCTCGAAACGGTCCTTGAACCATTCCATATCAAGGTTTCTGGGCTTACCTCTATGGAGCACACGCACACGTATGGGGGAATGGGGGTCGTATAGGCCGAGCCCCACGAACTTACGGTTCTTATCGTGCATTACGGCGAGGCATCCCGCTTCGCCATCCTTGTTCTGTTTGGTAACTGCGTTGTCAAAAACCCACGGATGCCCCGCACGGACATTCCGCACAGCCGCAGGTGTTAACTGCATTGAGATAT encodes:
- a CDS encoding SLC13 family permease, encoding MIAALWNRLWDMHHETKALVLFKPKAMVKKALGNNMQFSREDDVDLADEMEDAPSEHRNVKTSPGGVNDGGPEEYSKRQKIGLFLGPILFLLMLVAPTPPGMEPAAQRMAAVALLMATWWMCESIPIPATSLLPLTLFPLLGIMHTKKAAAPYASHLIFLFMGGFIIALSMQRWDLHRRIAMNIVKAVGFSPSRLIFGFMVAAASLSAFVSNTATTVMMMPIGLAIVHHVVDEGKKEGLDSHIDFSPEQFAFGLNLMLGIAYAASIGGVATLIGTPPNTVLAGYLQKTYGYEITFANWLMVGVPLVVVFLPLCWLWLTRVANPMKLKKVPGGKELINDELKKMGTMSKGERYTLIVFVITALGWIFRKKIGFMFPDPGLVTDAAIAMTGALILFVIPINMKKSEFVMNWHWASKMPWGVLILFGGGLSMAAGFKATKLANWIGSQVGLLENAPIFVLVLVTALLIIFLTELTSNTATSAMVMPILSAVAIGLGQNPLLLVVPAAIAASCAFMLPVATPPNAIVFGSGYVTIPQMVRSGIGLNVIGVIIAVAVTYLLVIPVFGVEINVLPEWVAAATK
- a CDS encoding sigma-54-dependent transcriptional regulator, giving the protein MERILIVDDEAFIRENLENVLRNDGYHPISAENGREAVDIVVEEEIDLVLLDLNLADESGLDVLRSLRDIDPDLLVIIITGYGTVESAVEALKLGAYDYIKKPFKADAIHLIVRLALETQHLKREVRNLKRVGEHHGFNEIVGSSPQLAEVFRQIEEVAKHENATVLLTGESGTGKELAARAVHNLSPRSSKPFVEINCGSLPDTLLDSELFGHEKGAFTDAKTRKAGLMEEANGGTVFLDEIGEMDVNLQVKLLRVLESRKIRRLGGTKNIDIDVRIVAATNKDLRKAIEDKDFREDLYYRLNVFPIHLPPLRERRGDIPHLLEFFIKRYSSEFNKEIKDVSKEALSHFMNYDWPGNVRELKNLVERICIMYSSTVIEENMLPREILTEQSETTFSFNIPPEGINLEEVVSGAERDIIAKALDMTDGNVAQTSRLLNVARGTLRYKIEKFGLSSQ
- a CDS encoding PAS domain-containing sensor histidine kinase, with the protein product MILAVYAYHNLQQVEDQLREDASRAFDKQAAEALRLRAELVASEVSQFLKKVEDDLETLALLEPEQSKYISFAEKHSGSIWYVKNGREFKERIPLYSETAFIKPDGEEAIRLVGSRPAPVLRNVSDPNNTTYRNEDYFNRAVELGGDVYTSRLAGLYVSREQVERGHAYRGVIRFAKAVLDGEDKIKGVAVLSVDHRHLMEFTQHITPASENYVAEPSYESGNYAFMFDDEGWIITHPKPWDIRGYDASGRLVPPYSEDTPPEYVSKGIIPYNLFHAEFIHKNYPVVADAVLDGYSGIVDVTNVGGSKKIMAYAPIKYETGVYEDSGYFGGITIGAEVRYFHQPAQMISDVIGDEVKNFFKSSFIIMLITAGIVLVAAYRISFSITNPLQRLTAGTRRMAEGDLDTFVDVQSGDEVGLLAESFNDMAKELEQRNARLHESLAELRLSREEIIVERNFKTTVFENIETGVAALSSDNRITYINAPAREYFGIGEGDCIELVSENYPELGLAVAEGLTVSASARWSRYVDFEKGGVPATYRVAFLPMKSREERIITVEDLTERVSMRRQMERMERLSSMGRLSAGLAHEIRNPLTGVSIMLDSLHDRLIKNPDDQKLIQRSLQEIERLEGLVNELLNFTTASSSEMRLNGIDCFLNDTLFFVSKQCEKSGIELYTDLPEASPKFMMDCVRLKQAFLNLFTNAMEAMPQGGRLVVKVRDNGYNLSISISDTGCGIPADRIPFIFEPFYTSKGEGTGLGLAITHNIILEHGGRIDVKSKAGEGSEFTISFPLKEGGENPPL
- a CDS encoding class I SAM-dependent rRNA methyltransferase is translated as MFNENISMQLTPAAVRNVRAGHPWVFDNAVTKQNKDGEAGCLAVMHDKNRKFVGLGLYDPHSPIRVRVLHRGKPRNLDMEWFKDRFEGAFSRRETLMGDRLTNGYRLVHGENDALPGIVLDRFGDTFTLKLDTAGWLPHLDAIIEIITETLTPERIVLRMSRNVAEHTDIPDGSVYGEPLDGPVLFLENGITFEADPVKGQKTGFFLDQRENRKYVEKLAQGKDVLNVFAYNGGFSLYAIRGGAKRAISLDISEPALEAAKRNFKLNPDIPAKNHETVCADAFDYLASDKQRYGMVVLDPPSFAQKKDDVEGAIKAYDRLIQLGAHSVKPGGILVCASCSSRVDEETFFETAFKAVKKTGRTFSEIDRTFHSKDHPIGFREGAYLKCLYLTIT